The proteins below are encoded in one region of Helianthus annuus cultivar XRQ/B chromosome 2, HanXRQr2.0-SUNRISE, whole genome shotgun sequence:
- the LOC110902107 gene encoding uncharacterized protein LOC110902107: MSGFSTDQVFKSREELMEWVRNTGRSLGYAIVTKRSKAKNGYVSKVVLMCDRGGVYKSDKDSSRETDTRKINCPFEMIAKFSKKNGSWTLKVKPGEHNHPPGEYMEGHPILKRLTPNVTRIHNVLGDGNCGFRATASALGYGEDEWLFIRRSLMEELLEFRNKYTKAFLGSFKDVFTSLAWSGSGFAPEKHWMIMPEAGFLIANKFNVIVHFLSQEKRNSSTCFSLWRGPHEFPEKKNNYNCTREW; this comes from the exons ATGTCTGGATTTTCAACAGATCAG GTGTTCAAGTCTCGTGAAGAGTTGATGGAATGGGTTAGAAACACCGGACGTAGTCTTGGTTACGCTATTGTGACTAAAAGATCGAAAGCTAAAAATGGCTACGTGTCTAAAGTTGTACTTATGTGTGATCGTGGTGGTGTGTATAAATCAGATAAAGATTCAAGTAGAGAGACCGACACTAGAAAGATAAATTGCCCGTTTGAAATGATAGCGAAATTTTCAAAAAAGAATGGTTCTTGGACGTTAAAAGTAAAACCTGGTGAGCATAATCATCCACCCGGAGAATATATGGAGGGACACCCAATCCTCAAACGATTGACACCTAATGTTACACGCATACATAACGTGTTAGGTGATGGAAATTGTGGGTTTCGGGCGACAGCTTCTGCTCTCGGCTACGGTGAAGATGAATGGTTATTTATCCGGAGATCACTGATGGAAGAGCTACTCGAGTTTAGAAATAAGTACACTAAGGCTTTCTTAGGCTCATTCAAAGATGTGTTCACGTCCTTGGCTTGGTCAGGATCGGGGTTTGCACCTGAAAAACACTGGATGATTATGCCAGAGGCAGGATTCTTGATTGCGAACAAGTTTAATGTGATCGTTCATTTTTTATCTCAAGAAAAAAGAAACAGTTCTACTTGTTTTTCGCTTTGGAGAGGCCCTCACGAGTTcccagaaaaaaaaaataattacaattgcACACGTGAATGGTAA